The following coding sequences lie in one Photobacterium sp. CCB-ST2H9 genomic window:
- the urtB gene encoding urea ABC transporter permease subunit UrtB, with protein MIRQQQHRRQLTLRTCFQKCFTLLCLLCLFASAHASEVNSFEDVERSFAQRNFAQKATAIEWLISAHHPQTKPILQGLLDRELAYQKGTGTLVLLQGDAILTFNTEGAVPPHSAHKQDYKKVTINNSLRTLIQRRLSTLDISAADPSVRLKAVKALTGKTEPDLIAALQHQLETETDPANHSALETAIAIGEFHQHIQTPVTAENKSQILTLIQVLNDAGHPAAQLILQQAMPTTDDPDIRQQIRQALSDYEQRQRLYSSIETLYFGLSLGSVLVLAGIGLAITFGVMGVINMAHGELIMLGAYTTYVMQQLMPSQPGTALLLAIPAAFMVSGLVGVAIERSVIRFLYGRPLETLLATFGISLILQQAVRSIFSPLNRSVATPDFMQGMLEITPMLSLTWNRLIIIGFSLLIFTILLLVLKKTALGLQVRAVSQNRAMARAVGVRSERVDAMTFGLGAGIAGIAGVALSQLTNVGPNMGQSYIIDSFMVVVFGGVGNLWGTLVAGLSLGIFNKVLEPWAGAVLAKILVLIFIILFIQKRPRGLFPQRGRAVES; from the coding sequence ATGATCAGACAGCAACAGCACAGGCGACAACTGACTCTGCGGACATGCTTTCAGAAATGTTTCACCCTGTTGTGCCTGCTCTGCCTGTTCGCCTCAGCACACGCCAGTGAGGTGAACAGCTTTGAGGATGTTGAACGCAGTTTTGCGCAGCGTAACTTTGCGCAGAAAGCGACAGCCATTGAATGGCTGATATCCGCACATCACCCGCAAACCAAACCGATTCTGCAAGGACTGCTGGACCGGGAGCTCGCCTATCAGAAAGGGACAGGCACTTTAGTGTTACTTCAGGGTGACGCCATTCTGACCTTCAACACTGAAGGAGCCGTGCCTCCGCACTCAGCACACAAACAGGATTACAAAAAAGTCACGATCAACAACAGCCTGCGAACCCTGATTCAAAGACGGCTGTCGACGCTGGACATCAGCGCAGCGGATCCATCTGTCCGCCTGAAGGCAGTGAAAGCACTGACAGGAAAAACGGAGCCTGATCTGATTGCAGCCCTGCAGCATCAGCTTGAGACAGAAACGGACCCGGCAAATCACAGTGCCTTAGAGACGGCCATTGCTATCGGTGAGTTTCATCAGCATATTCAGACGCCGGTGACTGCCGAAAACAAATCACAGATTCTGACGCTGATCCAAGTCCTGAACGATGCGGGACATCCGGCGGCTCAGCTCATTTTACAGCAGGCCATGCCGACAACAGATGATCCCGACATCCGTCAGCAAATCAGGCAGGCACTAAGCGACTATGAGCAGCGCCAGCGATTGTACAGCAGCATCGAAACCCTGTATTTCGGGCTGAGTCTGGGATCAGTCCTGGTGCTGGCCGGGATCGGGCTGGCAATCACCTTTGGCGTCATGGGCGTGATCAATATGGCGCACGGCGAGCTGATCATGCTGGGGGCTTATACTACCTATGTGATGCAGCAGCTGATGCCATCGCAACCCGGTACTGCACTCCTGCTGGCGATTCCGGCTGCTTTCATGGTCTCCGGACTGGTCGGCGTCGCGATTGAACGGAGTGTGATCCGTTTTCTGTACGGCCGGCCGCTGGAAACCCTGCTCGCAACATTCGGGATCAGCCTGATCTTACAGCAAGCGGTCCGCAGTATTTTTTCACCGCTGAACCGTTCTGTCGCAACGCCTGATTTCATGCAAGGCATGCTGGAAATCACGCCCATGCTCAGCCTGACCTGGAACCGCCTGATCATCATCGGGTTCAGCCTTCTGATTTTTACCATCCTCCTGCTTGTGCTGAAAAAAACTGCGCTGGGTTTGCAGGTCCGGGCCGTTTCGCAAAACCGCGCCATGGCACGGGCAGTGGGCGTTCGCTCTGAACGGGTCGACGCCATGACCTTCGGCTTAGGCGCCGGTATCGCAGGTATTGCCGGCGTCGCGCTGTCTCAGCTCACCAACGTGGGACCGAACATGGGCCAGAGCTACATCATTGATTCCTTCATGGTGGTGGTCTTTGGCGGCGTGGGGAACCTTTGGGGCACCCTGGTGGCCGGGCTGAGCCTTGGGATCTTCAACAAAGTCCTTGAGCCCTGGGCCGGTGCCGTACTGGCCAAAATCCTGGTGCTGATTTTCATCATTCTCTTCATCCAGAAACGTCCGCGCGGCCTCTTTCCGCAACGGGGACGCGCTGTCGAGAGTTAA
- the dgt gene encoding dGTPase, whose amino-acid sequence MTRFNFRTKINITRPNDETTSSEIKSTAFESDRGRIINSAAIRRLQQKTQVFPLERNAAVRSRLTHSLEVQQVGRFIARQVSYWLDREETVEKDELQSLLPVMESVVEMACLMHDIGNPPFGHFGEKAIADWFSSNVELIFKAQDKAPAELTAVLQRDISNFEGNAQAIRLIHSLLKLNLTYTQTAAILKYTRPAYEEYDSQHSEHNMLKKKPGYYLSEQPFIEEMQKILEMDPGCRHPLCYIMEAADDISYCLADIEDAVEKKILTVPDLTKLITESYLSLGKDPAAEEHFYFRKRISLTDILNKAFQKYADEDIDKNNQFFIELRVYLHHILVNYAARQFNENLESIFHGTYNSSLLNEGSSAHCLSEAFKTVAFKEVFSHPEVEMQELRGHRIIQGLLDIYKPLLILSEDEFSNLLSRNKKMMRKLPLETRLLNKLPGKHIRAYLAAIEDAKNDSPTLYLSAWEKYYRCRLLQDYISGMTDQFAYDEYKRLTVKD is encoded by the coding sequence ATGACGAGATTTAATTTCAGAACCAAAATAAACATTACACGCCCAAACGACGAAACCACTTCATCAGAAATTAAATCAACAGCATTTGAAAGTGATCGTGGTCGTATTATCAACTCAGCTGCCATTCGTCGCTTGCAACAGAAAACTCAAGTATTTCCATTAGAACGAAATGCAGCGGTCCGGAGTCGGTTGACGCATTCACTGGAAGTACAACAAGTCGGGCGATTCATTGCTAGGCAGGTCAGTTATTGGTTAGACCGTGAGGAAACTGTTGAAAAAGATGAACTTCAATCGCTATTACCTGTAATGGAATCCGTGGTTGAAATGGCTTGTCTGATGCACGACATTGGTAATCCTCCGTTTGGTCATTTTGGTGAAAAAGCCATAGCTGACTGGTTCAGTTCAAATGTAGAACTGATTTTTAAAGCCCAGGACAAAGCCCCGGCTGAGCTAACAGCCGTGCTTCAACGCGACATTTCTAACTTTGAAGGCAATGCTCAGGCCATAAGACTGATTCACTCTCTGTTAAAGTTGAATCTCACTTATACACAAACGGCAGCAATTCTTAAATATACCCGCCCGGCTTACGAAGAGTATGATTCTCAGCATTCTGAGCATAATATGTTGAAAAAGAAACCAGGCTATTACTTATCTGAACAGCCGTTTATCGAAGAAATGCAAAAAATACTTGAGATGGATCCCGGCTGTCGACATCCTCTGTGTTATATCATGGAAGCCGCAGATGATATTTCTTATTGCCTCGCTGACATCGAAGATGCGGTAGAAAAGAAAATATTAACTGTCCCCGATTTAACCAAGCTCATCACGGAATCTTATCTAAGCTTAGGGAAAGACCCTGCAGCCGAAGAGCATTTCTATTTTCGAAAAAGAATTAGTCTGACCGATATCCTTAATAAAGCTTTTCAAAAATACGCAGATGAAGACATCGATAAAAATAATCAGTTCTTTATTGAATTGCGGGTGTATCTTCATCACATTCTTGTCAACTATGCGGCCAGACAATTTAATGAAAATTTAGAATCCATATTCCATGGTACCTACAACAGCAGCCTGCTCAATGAAGGCAGTTCAGCTCATTGTCTTTCTGAAGCTTTCAAAACCGTTGCTTTTAAAGAAGTTTTCAGCCATCCGGAAGTTGAAATGCAGGAACTCAGGGGACATCGCATTATTCAGGGATTGTTGGACATTTACAAACCTTTGCTGATCTTAAGTGAAGATGAATTTTCAAATTTGCTGAGCAGAAATAAAAAAATGATGAGAAAACTGCCACTTGAGACCCGTTTACTCAATAAACTGCCTGGAAAACACATACGCGCATACCTTGCAGCCATTGAAGATGCAAAAAATGACAGTCCGACCCTATATTTGAGCGCTTGGGAAAAATATTATCGATGCAGATTGTTGCAAGACTATATCAGTGGCATGACAGATCAATTTGCCTACGACGAATATAAGCGTCTGACGGTCAAGGATTAA
- a CDS encoding N-acetyltransferase encodes MMDIREDHQIGLRKAGEQDMPFLLLLRELTMTRYLEKAGEPTDQASFLSRIQYQFDAAQIIEVNGQDAGLFKAFHQPEQRQWYLSQIQIHPQFQNLSIGKKLIGDLITRAFANHESVALSVLKGNPAKRLYEKLGFRCISESETEFNMVCQPERQGDHA; translated from the coding sequence ATGATGGATATCAGGGAAGATCATCAGATCGGATTAAGAAAAGCGGGTGAGCAGGATATGCCGTTCTTGCTATTACTGCGTGAACTGACGATGACACGGTACCTTGAGAAAGCGGGAGAACCGACGGATCAAGCGTCTTTTCTCAGTCGTATTCAATATCAATTCGATGCGGCTCAGATCATTGAAGTGAATGGTCAGGATGCCGGGTTGTTTAAGGCGTTTCATCAGCCGGAGCAACGACAGTGGTATCTGAGCCAGATTCAGATTCATCCTCAATTTCAGAATCTCAGTATCGGCAAAAAGCTGATTGGTGATTTGATCACGCGGGCCTTTGCAAATCATGAGTCTGTGGCGCTCAGTGTCCTGAAAGGCAATCCGGCGAAGCGATTGTATGAAAAACTTGGTTTTCGTTGTATCAGCGAGTCTGAAACGGAGTTCAACATGGTGTGTCAGCCGGAGCGTCAGGGAGATCACGCGTGA
- a CDS encoding pirin family protein has product MSNALKDVEQPCDAIDACGAIQLVLTPKDKDLGGFSVRRLLPTARQKMVGPWIFFDHMGPAHFPAGEGINVRPHPHIGIATVTYLFEGEILHRDSLGNLQPIKPGDINLMVCGRGIVHSERERYEVTSVDHNQHGLQLWLALPVEAEECEPAFYHYPDDNIPALNVHGVPVRVMMGTAFGVTSPVKTFAETLYVEAALEPGQRLTLPMADERAVYVAQGHLKAKDTDLPEHCMAILSPQEGVEIEATEPSRIAIIGGENIGPRFIEWNFVSSRKEHIEQAKVDWRHQRFPLVPGDETELIPLPE; this is encoded by the coding sequence ATGAGTAATGCATTGAAAGACGTGGAACAACCTTGTGACGCCATAGATGCCTGCGGCGCCATTCAGCTTGTTCTGACCCCCAAAGATAAAGATTTGGGCGGATTTTCAGTCCGTCGCCTGCTGCCAACCGCCAGACAAAAAATGGTCGGCCCCTGGATCTTCTTCGATCATATGGGCCCGGCACACTTCCCTGCGGGCGAAGGCATTAACGTGCGCCCTCACCCACACATTGGCATCGCCACCGTTACTTATCTGTTTGAAGGCGAAATACTCCATCGGGACTCTCTGGGCAACCTACAACCCATCAAACCCGGCGATATCAACCTCATGGTGTGCGGTCGAGGCATTGTGCATTCCGAGCGGGAACGGTATGAAGTCACCTCGGTCGACCATAACCAGCATGGTCTCCAGCTCTGGCTGGCACTGCCCGTTGAAGCCGAAGAATGTGAACCTGCGTTTTATCATTACCCAGACGACAACATTCCTGCCCTGAACGTTCACGGCGTCCCGGTTCGAGTCATGATGGGGACGGCATTCGGCGTCACTTCCCCGGTCAAAACCTTTGCAGAAACCCTGTATGTTGAGGCAGCACTCGAGCCCGGCCAGCGCCTGACGCTCCCCATGGCCGATGAACGTGCCGTCTATGTTGCACAAGGCCACTTAAAAGCCAAAGACACCGATTTACCCGAACACTGCATGGCCATCCTTTCACCTCAGGAAGGCGTTGAAATCGAGGCAACCGAACCCTCCCGGATCGCCATCATCGGCGGTGAAAATATCGGCCCGCGATTCATCGAATGGAACTTCGTCTCCAGCCGGAAAGAACACATTGAACAGGCCAAAGTAGACTGGCGTCATCAACGTTTTCCCCTGGTGCCCGGTGATGAAACGGAGCTTATTCCGTTACCGGAGTGA
- the urtA gene encoding urea ABC transporter substrate-binding protein: MVQKAVTLKWAALAATMMFSFNALAAETIKVGILHSLSGTMAISETTLKDTMLMLIDDQNKKGGILGKKLEPVVVDPASNWPLFAEKARELIEKDKVDVVFGCWTSVSRKSVLPVFEELDSLLFYPVQYEGEESSKNVFYTGAAPNQQAIPAVDYLMNDMGVKRWVLAGTDYVYPRTTNKILTAYLKSKGVADIDIMVNYTPFGYSDWQSIVSDIKKFGGAGKKTAVVSTINGDANVPFYKELAAQGVKASEIPVVAFSVGEEELSGMDTSALVGHLAAWNYFMSVDTEQNHHFVEQWHKFIKDDKRVTNDPMEAHYLGFNMWVKAVEKAGTTDADAVQDAIIGVTVPNLTGGYATMMPNHHITKPVLIGEIQDDGQFVTVWETKDVVAGDAWSDFLPGSKDLFASWEKPMSCGSFNVVTGKCAGSKE, from the coding sequence ATGGTCCAAAAAGCAGTGACACTGAAATGGGCGGCCCTCGCAGCCACAATGATGTTTTCATTCAACGCCTTAGCCGCCGAGACGATTAAAGTCGGCATTCTCCACTCCCTCTCCGGCACCATGGCTATCAGCGAAACCACCTTAAAAGACACCATGCTGATGCTGATCGACGATCAAAACAAGAAAGGGGGCATCCTGGGTAAAAAGCTGGAGCCTGTTGTCGTCGATCCAGCGTCGAACTGGCCGTTATTTGCAGAAAAAGCAAGAGAACTGATTGAAAAAGACAAGGTGGATGTCGTGTTTGGCTGCTGGACGTCAGTTTCCCGTAAATCTGTCCTGCCCGTATTTGAAGAACTCGACAGCCTGCTGTTTTACCCGGTGCAGTACGAAGGGGAAGAGTCGTCGAAAAATGTGTTTTATACCGGTGCTGCCCCGAACCAACAGGCAATTCCTGCCGTCGATTATCTGATGAATGACATGGGCGTCAAACGCTGGGTGCTGGCAGGGACCGATTACGTCTACCCGCGCACAACCAATAAAATTCTGACCGCTTATCTCAAAAGCAAAGGGGTCGCCGATATTGACATCATGGTTAACTACACCCCGTTCGGCTATTCCGACTGGCAGTCCATTGTCTCTGACATCAAGAAATTCGGCGGGGCTGGAAAGAAAACCGCGGTCGTTTCAACGATCAACGGTGATGCGAACGTGCCGTTTTATAAAGAGCTGGCGGCTCAGGGCGTGAAAGCTTCAGAGATTCCTGTCGTCGCTTTCTCCGTCGGTGAAGAAGAACTGTCCGGGATGGATACTTCAGCGCTGGTCGGTCACCTGGCCGCCTGGAATTACTTCATGAGCGTCGACACCGAGCAGAATCATCACTTCGTTGAACAGTGGCACAAATTCATCAAAGATGACAAACGCGTCACAAACGATCCGATGGAAGCCCATTATCTGGGATTCAACATGTGGGTCAAAGCCGTCGAAAAAGCAGGTACTACAGATGCTGATGCCGTTCAGGATGCCATCATCGGGGTGACGGTCCCCAACCTGACCGGCGGCTACGCGACCATGATGCCAAACCACCACATCACCAAACCTGTCCTGATTGGCGAAATTCAGGATGACGGCCAGTTTGTGACCGTGTGGGAAACCAAAGACGTGGTCGCCGGAGACGCCTGGTCAGATTTTCTGCCGGGATCCAAAGATCTGTTCGCCAGTTGGGAAAAACCGATGTCGTGCGGCAGCTTCAATGTCGTGACGGGTAAATGTGCAGGCAGCAAAGAATAA
- a CDS encoding cupin domain-containing protein codes for MKIIRSNEFQADRAWGAMDIANMNGITTRLHWTDQPYKWHVNDGEEVFVVLDGQVEMYYREHGAEQSVLLNVGDIFYASVGTEHVAHPLGEARVLVIETAGSV; via the coding sequence ATGAAGATAATCCGCAGCAATGAATTTCAGGCCGACAGGGCATGGGGAGCGATGGACATCGCCAATATGAATGGGATAACAACCCGGTTGCATTGGACGGATCAGCCCTACAAATGGCACGTCAATGACGGTGAAGAAGTGTTCGTCGTGCTCGATGGACAGGTCGAGATGTATTACCGGGAACACGGGGCAGAGCAGTCGGTTTTGCTGAACGTGGGTGACATTTTCTATGCCTCTGTGGGTACCGAGCACGTTGCACACCCGCTAGGGGAGGCGCGGGTTCTGGTCATTGAAACTGCTGGCAGCGTTTAA
- the urtC gene encoding urea ABC transporter permease subunit UrtC gives MVVPVLNLLVPQGHPLHLETYTVSLLGKYLCYALLALAVDLIWGYLGILSLGHGAFFALGGYAMGMYLMRQIGDRGVYGNPELPDFMVFLNWHELPWFWHGFDHFGFTCLMIVLVPGLLAYVFGWLAFRSRVSGVYLSIMTQALTFALMLAFFRNEMGFGGNNGLTDFKDLLGFDLQADATRMALFVASVLTLSLSYLLCRAIITSRLGSLIIAVRDAESRARFLGYPVEHAKLAVFVISAALAGIAGALYVPQAGIINPGEFAPLNSIEIIVWVAVGGRATLYGTVAGALLINYAKSWFTVEFPEVWLFALGSLFVLATIFLPKGLAGLLQRREVSA, from the coding sequence ATGGTCGTGCCTGTCCTCAATCTGCTGGTGCCTCAGGGGCATCCGCTTCATCTGGAAACCTACACGGTTTCCCTGCTCGGGAAATATCTTTGCTATGCGCTGCTCGCGCTGGCGGTCGATCTCATCTGGGGTTATCTGGGGATCCTCAGCCTGGGACACGGTGCTTTCTTTGCACTGGGCGGCTACGCCATGGGCATGTACCTGATGCGTCAGATTGGCGATCGCGGTGTGTATGGCAACCCAGAGTTGCCTGATTTCATGGTCTTTCTCAACTGGCATGAACTGCCCTGGTTCTGGCACGGATTCGATCATTTCGGCTTCACCTGTCTGATGATTGTTCTGGTACCCGGCCTGCTGGCCTATGTTTTCGGCTGGCTGGCGTTTCGCTCGCGGGTCTCAGGGGTTTATCTGTCGATCATGACACAGGCCCTAACGTTTGCTCTGATGCTGGCCTTCTTCCGCAATGAAATGGGCTTTGGCGGCAACAATGGCCTGACGGACTTCAAAGACTTACTCGGCTTTGATTTACAGGCCGACGCAACCCGGATGGCGCTGTTTGTTGCGTCCGTGCTCACATTGAGCCTGAGTTATCTGCTCTGTCGCGCTATCATCACCAGCCGACTTGGCAGCCTGATCATCGCCGTGCGGGACGCTGAATCCCGGGCCCGTTTTCTGGGCTACCCGGTCGAACATGCCAAACTGGCGGTGTTTGTGATCTCGGCCGCGCTGGCCGGCATTGCCGGAGCACTGTATGTCCCGCAGGCGGGCATTATCAATCCGGGCGAATTTGCACCGCTGAATTCAATCGAAATCATCGTCTGGGTTGCCGTGGGCGGACGCGCCACACTGTATGGTACCGTTGCGGGGGCACTGCTGATCAACTATGCCAAAAGCTGGTTCACGGTCGAGTTCCCTGAGGTCTGGCTGTTTGCCCTTGGCAGCCTGTTTGTACTCGCCACCATTTTCCTGCCCAAAGGGCTGGCCGGTCTGCTGCAACGCCGGGAGGTTTCTGCATGA
- the urtD gene encoding urea ABC transporter ATP-binding protein UrtD, translating into MSTIPATETSRLDRLLAHNPLQPFLRRDEVFGFLKPQQHPAIQTRHNMLLYVEGVSVTFDGFKAIDDLNLYIKEGELRCIIGPNGAGKTTMMDIITGKTRPDTGQVWLGSNLNLLNMDEAAIASAGVGRKFQKPTVFECLSVRTNLELAMAGPRSVWQTFRARLSGEQSDRIEQVMALTGLADHHQQISGNLSHGQKQWLEIGMLLMQQPRLLLIDEPVAGMTHQEMDRTAELLTALAGQHAVIVVEHDMDFVRSIASTVTVLHQGHVLAEGNMTEIQNNNKVREVYLGQ; encoded by the coding sequence ATGTCCACCATCCCTGCCACCGAGACCTCCCGTCTGGACAGGCTGCTGGCACACAATCCGCTTCAGCCTTTCCTCCGTCGGGATGAAGTGTTCGGCTTTCTGAAGCCGCAACAGCATCCGGCCATTCAGACCCGCCACAATATGCTGTTGTACGTCGAAGGCGTCTCAGTCACCTTTGACGGTTTCAAAGCAATTGACGATCTCAACCTGTACATCAAAGAAGGTGAACTGCGCTGCATCATCGGCCCAAACGGGGCCGGTAAAACCACCATGATGGACATCATCACAGGGAAAACCCGCCCTGACACCGGACAAGTCTGGCTGGGTTCCAATCTCAACCTGCTCAACATGGATGAAGCGGCCATCGCTTCGGCTGGTGTCGGACGCAAATTTCAGAAACCGACAGTCTTCGAGTGCCTGTCTGTCCGGACCAATCTGGAACTGGCGATGGCTGGCCCCCGAAGCGTCTGGCAAACCTTCAGAGCGCGTCTGTCCGGTGAGCAGAGTGACCGGATTGAACAGGTGATGGCACTGACAGGTCTGGCGGATCACCACCAGCAAATCTCCGGCAACCTTTCTCACGGTCAGAAGCAATGGCTGGAAATTGGCATGCTGCTGATGCAGCAACCCAGACTGCTGCTGATTGATGAACCCGTGGCGGGCATGACGCATCAGGAAATGGACCGCACGGCAGAACTACTGACAGCGCTGGCAGGTCAGCACGCTGTGATCGTCGTAGAACATGACATGGACTTCGTTCGTTCCATCGCCAGCACAGTCACCGTTCTGCATCAGGGGCATGTCCTGGCAGAGGGCAACATGACCGAGATTCAGAACAACAACAAGGTCCGTGAAGTGTATTTGGGCCAGTGA
- a CDS encoding GNAT family N-acetyltransferase encodes MKIQAVTCEQAPELLPIFQELETYYFGDAAASRNDIEAYLSGSLFAPHSGVRVIAAYMQGNVVGFATYSIFYPAPKLSGQMFMKDLFVSASARGQKVGQALMRYLAREALEKGCRRLDWTAETTNPSAGQFYRAIGASLIQEKEYYRFAEDVLEAFASGRESERIVHQADQSVVHQGSEAK; translated from the coding sequence GTGAAGATTCAAGCAGTGACATGTGAGCAGGCCCCTGAATTACTGCCAATTTTTCAGGAACTGGAGACGTATTATTTTGGTGATGCAGCGGCATCCCGCAATGACATTGAAGCTTATCTGTCAGGCTCCCTGTTTGCACCGCATTCTGGTGTCAGGGTGATTGCGGCATATATGCAGGGAAACGTGGTCGGTTTTGCCACTTACTCCATTTTCTATCCGGCCCCAAAGCTTTCGGGCCAGATGTTTATGAAAGATCTTTTTGTGTCGGCCAGTGCCAGAGGCCAGAAAGTAGGGCAGGCGCTGATGCGGTATTTAGCCCGGGAGGCACTGGAGAAAGGATGTCGTCGGCTGGACTGGACCGCAGAAACTACGAATCCATCTGCTGGGCAGTTTTACCGGGCCATTGGTGCGTCGCTGATTCAGGAAAAAGAATATTACCGGTTTGCTGAAGATGTGCTTGAGGCATTTGCATCAGGCCGTGAATCTGAACGTATTGTTCATCAAGCTGATCAATCAGTTGTTCATCAGGGAAGTGAAGCCAAATGA